A region from the Populus trichocarpa isolate Nisqually-1 chromosome 18, P.trichocarpa_v4.1, whole genome shotgun sequence genome encodes:
- the LOC7459000 gene encoding protein TIFY 8 isoform X2 — MAMVMTMVQQSKNNNANSGHSNSVNINNSTATSQQQQKQQVKAMFHDFLGMKATTDSPVVLAPKYKDGSPSASASLGASSGGGRGPLSSTSDLASERQAGNHLEGIPFYGPRSDISGPEISNRLAGSKRSNSDSAFTGPRDGVPQMAHDSTESLHLMKMLKNGGGGEWSRRSNDDEVFYGMQSKRPSSASLSLQPSAGNRLDANVSKWERSIPMGVGAYPTRGGQFVPFTHQIPTNRFRDTNAGPSVISQSAADEGSRTGIKGPGILSSINAGSGISEKNSSGGLSSGGKPKIGIHISEPESSTPASQKGLTSASRQMTIFYGGQAHVFDDVHPNKADVIMSLAGSNGGSWSTTYSPKPTARQGSESFMTSNEYEGAVAANTPFPHEFRGRTFVTGNATHAVGSGDRISTPAGHHGSSIIIAKETRNLVQAREPSNEDK; from the exons ATGGCTATGGTCATGACAATGGTACaacaaagcaaaaacaacaatGCCAACTCTGGCCATAGTAATAGTGTTAATATAAACAACAGCACTGCAACAAGCCAacagcaacaaaaacaacaagtgAAGGCAATGTTTCATGATTTCTTAGGCATGAAAGCAACTACAGATTCACCAGTCGTTTTAGCTCCAAAATATAAAGATGGGTCtccttctgcttctgcttcacTTGGGGCTTCTTCTGGTGGTGGCCGCGGACCTCTCTCTTCCACCTCTGATCTAGCTTCTG AAAGGCAGGCTGGGAATCATCTTGAGGGGATTCCATTTTACGGCCCAAGGAGTGATATTTCTGGTCCTGAGATAAGCAACAGATTAGCTGGAAGTAAGCGGAGCAATTCCGATTCTGCCTTTACGGGACCAAGGGATGGGGTTCCACAAATGGCTCATGATTCCACTGAGAGCCTGCATTTGATGAAG ATGCTCAAAAATGGAGGTGGTGGAGAGTGGTCTAGAAGGTCTAATGATGATGAGGTTTTCTATGGCATGCAGTCAAAGAGGCCGAGTTCTGCATCTCTCTCACTGCAACCTTCTGCTGGCAATAGACTTGATGCCAATGTTTCCAAATGGGAGCGATCCATTCCCATGGGAGTAGGCGCATATCCTACTCGTGGTGGCCAATTTGTTCCTTTTACTCATCAAATTCCCACAAACAGATTCAGAGATACTAATGCTGGTCCTTCAGTTATCTCTCAATCTGCTGCTGATGAAGGTTCCAGAACTGGAATTAAAGGCCCCGGTATTCTGAGTTCTATAAATGCTGGCAGCGGTATTTCTGAGAAAAATTCATCTGGAGGGCTGTCTAGTGGCGGCAAACCAAAGATTGGGATTCATATTTCAGAGCCAGAATCTTCAACTCCTGCAAG TCAGAAGGGTTTAACATCTGCCAGTCGCCAGATGACTATATTTTATGGTGGTCAAGCTCATGTTTTTGATGATGTCCACCCAAACAAG GCGGATGTTATAATGTCCCTAGCTGGTTCGAACGGAGGATCATGGTCAACAACCTACTCACCAAAACCTACTGCAAGGCAGGGCAGCGAAAGTTTCATGACCAGCAATGAATATGAAGGAGCTGTGGCCGCTAACACACCATTCCCACATGAATTTCGCGGGAGGACATTTGTCACTGGCAATGCTACTCATGCAGTCGGCTCTGGTGATCGAATCTCTACACCAGCAG GGCATCATGGCAGCAGCATTATAATAGCTAAAGAGACAAGAAACCTGGTTCAGGCAAGAGAACCCAGTAATGAGGATAAATGA
- the LOC7459000 gene encoding protein TIFY 8 isoform X1: MAMVMTMVQQSKNNNANSGHSNSVNINNSTATSQQQQKQQVKAMFHDFLGMKATTDSPVVLAPKYKDGSPSASASLGASSGGGRGPLSSTSDLASERQAGNHLEGIPFYGPRSDISGPEISNRLAGSKRSNSDSAFTGPRDGVPQMAHDSTESLHLMKMLKNGGGGEWSRRSNDDEVFYGMQSKRPSSASLSLQPSAGNRLDANVSKWERSIPMGVGAYPTRGGQFVPFTHQIPTNRFRDTNAGPSVISQSAADEGSRTGIKGPGILSSINAGSGISEKNSSGGLSSGGKPKIGIHISEPESSTPASQKGLTSASRQMTIFYGGQAHVFDDVHPNKADVIMSLAGSNGGSWSTTYSPKPTARQGSESFMTSNEYEGAVAANTPFPHEFRGRTFVTGNATHAVGSGDRISTPAGGHHGSSIIIAKETRNLVQAREPSNEDK, translated from the exons ATGGCTATGGTCATGACAATGGTACaacaaagcaaaaacaacaatGCCAACTCTGGCCATAGTAATAGTGTTAATATAAACAACAGCACTGCAACAAGCCAacagcaacaaaaacaacaagtgAAGGCAATGTTTCATGATTTCTTAGGCATGAAAGCAACTACAGATTCACCAGTCGTTTTAGCTCCAAAATATAAAGATGGGTCtccttctgcttctgcttcacTTGGGGCTTCTTCTGGTGGTGGCCGCGGACCTCTCTCTTCCACCTCTGATCTAGCTTCTG AAAGGCAGGCTGGGAATCATCTTGAGGGGATTCCATTTTACGGCCCAAGGAGTGATATTTCTGGTCCTGAGATAAGCAACAGATTAGCTGGAAGTAAGCGGAGCAATTCCGATTCTGCCTTTACGGGACCAAGGGATGGGGTTCCACAAATGGCTCATGATTCCACTGAGAGCCTGCATTTGATGAAG ATGCTCAAAAATGGAGGTGGTGGAGAGTGGTCTAGAAGGTCTAATGATGATGAGGTTTTCTATGGCATGCAGTCAAAGAGGCCGAGTTCTGCATCTCTCTCACTGCAACCTTCTGCTGGCAATAGACTTGATGCCAATGTTTCCAAATGGGAGCGATCCATTCCCATGGGAGTAGGCGCATATCCTACTCGTGGTGGCCAATTTGTTCCTTTTACTCATCAAATTCCCACAAACAGATTCAGAGATACTAATGCTGGTCCTTCAGTTATCTCTCAATCTGCTGCTGATGAAGGTTCCAGAACTGGAATTAAAGGCCCCGGTATTCTGAGTTCTATAAATGCTGGCAGCGGTATTTCTGAGAAAAATTCATCTGGAGGGCTGTCTAGTGGCGGCAAACCAAAGATTGGGATTCATATTTCAGAGCCAGAATCTTCAACTCCTGCAAG TCAGAAGGGTTTAACATCTGCCAGTCGCCAGATGACTATATTTTATGGTGGTCAAGCTCATGTTTTTGATGATGTCCACCCAAACAAG GCGGATGTTATAATGTCCCTAGCTGGTTCGAACGGAGGATCATGGTCAACAACCTACTCACCAAAACCTACTGCAAGGCAGGGCAGCGAAAGTTTCATGACCAGCAATGAATATGAAGGAGCTGTGGCCGCTAACACACCATTCCCACATGAATTTCGCGGGAGGACATTTGTCACTGGCAATGCTACTCATGCAGTCGGCTCTGGTGATCGAATCTCTACACCAGCAG GAGGGCATCATGGCAGCAGCATTATAATAGCTAAAGAGACAAGAAACCTGGTTCAGGCAAGAGAACCCAGTAATGAGGATAAATGA
- the LOC7459001 gene encoding gibberellin 3-beta-dioxygenase 1, with protein sequence MSALSEAYRDHPLHLHHIIPLDFDSVRTVPDSHVWPTSHAFESDDQLSIPTVDLMDPDAVKLVGHACETWGVFQVINHGIPLDIIDEVESEARRLFSLPTGHKLKALRSPGGATGYGLARISPFFSKKMWHEGFTVMGSPVDHARELWPNDYQRFCDVMEDYQKKMKELAITLMHLILKSLDLSEEEISKVVSPGGASTALQLNSYPFCPDPSRVMGLAPHTDTSLLTILYQSTINGLEIFKDGVGWVLVSPTNGSLVVNVGDLLHILSNAQFPSVLHRVVLKEKQQRLSLAYFYSPPTDFHVSPLALNPAQIPLYRSVSVREYIHIKAKNVEKALSLIRI encoded by the exons ATGAGCGCTCTTTCTGAAGCCTACAGAGACCATCCTCTCCATCTCCACCATATTATACCCCTAGACTTCGATTCGGTTCGGACCGTGCCCGACTCACATGTATGGCCTACATCCCATGCCTTCGAGTCTGATGACCAATTATCGATACCCACGGTCGATCTCATGGATCCCGATGCGGTGAAACTTGTAGGGCATGCTTGTGAGACATGGGGTGTGTTCCAAGTCATAAACCATGGCATTCCATTGGACATAATAGATGAAGTTGAGTCCGAGGCTAGAAGACTCTTCTCTCTCCCGACAGGACATAAATTGAAGGCCTTAAGGTCTCCTGGCGGAGCCACCGGCTATGGCTTAGCTCGGATTTCGCCATTCTTCAGCAAGAAAATGTGGCATGAAGGGTTTACAGTCATGGGTTCTCCTGTCGATCATGCTAGGGAACTTTGGCCCAATGACTACCAGCGGTTTTG TGATGTAATGGAAGATTATCAGAAGAAAATGAAGGAGCTAGCCATAACCCTAATGCATCTGATCCTCAAGTCCTTGGACTTGTCTGAAGAAGAAATATCCAAGGTTGTTTCACCTGGAGGTGCCAGCACTGCTTTACAGCTGAACTCCTATCCATTCTGTCCTGATCCAAGTCGAGTCATGGGTCTAGCTCCTCACACAGACACCTCCCTCTTGACAATACTGTATCAAAGTACAATAAATGGCTTAGAAATCTTCAAAGATGGAGTTGGTTGGGTTTTAGTATCTCCTACAAATGGATCACTTGTAGTAAATGTTGGTGATCTCTTGCACATTCTCTCAAATGCTCAGTTCCCGAGCGTTCTTCATCGTGTGGTTTTAAAAGAGAAACAACAAAGACTGTCCCTGGCTTACTTTTACAGCCCTCCTACTGATTTCCATGTCTCTCCTCTGGCTTTGAATCCTGCCCAAATTCCTCTATATCGTTCTGTGTCGGTGAGAGAATACATTCACATCAAGGCGAAGAATGTTGAGAAAGCACTTTCTTTGATTAGAATTTAG